From a single Mesorhizobium shangrilense genomic region:
- a CDS encoding UxaA family hydrolase has product MARTIRLTDADNIVLAIDSLSPGDEVSAVTATQRVPRGHKMALQPIAKDGAIVKYGQVIGFAREDIAPGTWVHEHNVYLHAFDRDYQFGVDARPTRYVEPERRRTFQGFKRASGKYGTRNYIAVLTSVNCSATASRFIADQVNRSGILDDYPNIDGVISLVHGTGCGLDTHGEAYELLKRTQWGFATNPNIGGVLMVGLGCEAFQIPRWMQSYGISEDTTFRTLTIQEVGGTRKTVEAGVKAIHDMLAVVNQAERTQAPASELMLALQCGGSDGYSGITANPALGVAVDLLVAEGGTAILSETPEIYGAEHLLMRRAENAAIGEKLAERIRWWEDYTARHNMEMNNNPSPGNKAGGLTTILEKSLGAAAKGGSTNLTGVFNYAEPVTTNGLVFMDTPGYDPVSATGQVAGGANMLCFTTGRGSAFGCKPTPSIKLASNSLIYDKMIEDMDINCGDVLDGASLTDKGEEILRKILAVASGERTKSELLGYGDSEFVPWSVGATM; this is encoded by the coding sequence ATGGCGCGCACTATTCGACTGACGGACGCCGACAACATTGTCCTGGCGATCGACTCCCTGTCCCCCGGCGACGAGGTGAGTGCCGTCACCGCCACGCAGCGTGTCCCGCGCGGGCACAAGATGGCGCTCCAGCCGATCGCCAAGGACGGAGCAATCGTCAAATACGGCCAGGTCATCGGCTTCGCGAGGGAGGACATCGCGCCGGGCACCTGGGTGCACGAGCACAATGTCTATCTCCATGCTTTCGACCGCGACTATCAGTTCGGCGTCGACGCCAGGCCGACACGTTATGTCGAGCCCGAACGGCGCCGCACCTTCCAGGGCTTCAAGCGCGCCAGCGGCAAATACGGCACGCGCAATTACATCGCGGTGCTGACCTCGGTGAATTGCTCGGCGACCGCGTCACGGTTCATCGCCGACCAGGTCAATCGTTCTGGCATTCTCGATGATTATCCGAACATCGACGGCGTCATCTCGCTGGTGCATGGCACCGGCTGCGGCCTCGACACGCATGGCGAGGCCTATGAACTCTTGAAGCGCACGCAATGGGGCTTTGCCACCAACCCCAACATTGGCGGCGTGCTGATGGTCGGGCTGGGCTGCGAAGCCTTCCAGATCCCGCGCTGGATGCAGTCCTATGGCATCAGCGAGGACACGACCTTCCGCACGCTGACGATCCAGGAGGTCGGCGGCACCCGCAAGACAGTCGAAGCAGGCGTCAAGGCGATCCACGACATGCTCGCGGTCGTCAACCAGGCCGAGCGGACACAGGCACCGGCCTCGGAACTGATGCTGGCGCTGCAATGCGGTGGTTCCGACGGTTATTCGGGCATCACCGCCAATCCGGCGCTGGGCGTCGCGGTCGACCTTCTGGTCGCCGAGGGCGGCACGGCGATCCTTTCGGAGACACCGGAAATCTATGGCGCCGAGCATCTGCTGATGCGCCGCGCCGAGAATGCCGCGATCGGCGAGAAACTGGCCGAGCGCATTCGCTGGTGGGAGGATTACACCGCGCGGCACAATATGGAGATGAACAACAACCCTTCGCCGGGCAACAAGGCCGGCGGCCTGACGACCATCCTGGAAAAGTCGCTTGGCGCGGCGGCCAAGGGCGGCTCGACCAACCTCACCGGCGTCTTCAATTATGCCGAACCGGTCACGACCAATGGCCTCGTCTTCATGGACACGCCCGGCTACGATCCGGTCTCGGCGACAGGCCAGGTCGCCGGCGGTGCGAACATGCTTTGCTTCACCACCGGCCGTGGCTCCGCCTTCGGCTGCAAGCCGACGCCGTCGATCAAGCTCGCGTCCAATTCGCTGATCTACGACAAGATGATCGAGGACATGGACATCAATTGCGGCGATGTCCTTGATGGCGCTTCCCTGACCGACAAGGGCGAGGAGATATTGCGGAAGATCCTCGCCGTCGCCTCTGGCGAGCGTACGAAATCGGAACTGCTGGGCTACGGCGACAGCGAATTCGTGCCGTGGTCGGTCGGCGCCACCATGTGA
- a CDS encoding L-rhamnose mutarotase, whose product MTRMGLCIGLKPEVIVRYKALHAAVWPEVLAAITQANIRNYSIFLREPENLLFAYWEYVGEDFDTDMELMKLNPAMQEWWKICDPLQQPLETRAPGEWWARMEPVFFHA is encoded by the coding sequence ATGACCCGCATGGGCCTGTGCATCGGATTGAAGCCCGAGGTGATCGTGCGCTACAAGGCGCTTCACGCCGCTGTCTGGCCGGAGGTTCTGGCTGCGATCACGCAGGCCAACATCCGCAATTATTCGATCTTTCTCAGAGAGCCCGAGAACCTGCTGTTCGCCTACTGGGAATATGTGGGCGAGGACTTCGACACGGACATGGAACTGATGAAGCTGAACCCTGCCATGCAGGAATGGTGGAAGATCTGCGATCCCCTGCAGCAGCCGCTCGAGACACGCGCGCCCGGGGAATGGTGGGCACGGATGGAGCCGGTGTTCTTCCACGCCTGA
- a CDS encoding ornithine cyclodeaminase, whose protein sequence is MTARLNIVPFVSVDHMMKLVLAIGVDRFLTDLAGYIEEDFRRWALFDKTPRVASHSVDGVIELMPTSDGRLYGFKYVNGHPKNTRDGRQTVTAFGVLADVGNGYPMLLSEMTILTALRTAATSAVAAKYLAPKGADCMAIIGNGAQSEFQALAFKALLGVNKLRLYDIDPAATRKCADNLAGLGFEITSCASAHAAVEGAQIITTVTADKQYATILTDNMVGSGVHINAVGGDCPGKTELHRDILLRSQIFVEYTPQTRIEGEIQQLDADHAVVELWEVMAGTAEGRANNQAVTLFDSVGFATEDFSALRYVRDQLARTGLYEELDLLADPDEPRDLFGMLLRAANQG, encoded by the coding sequence ATGACCGCCAGACTGAACATCGTCCCCTTCGTCAGCGTCGACCACATGATGAAGCTGGTGCTTGCCATCGGCGTAGACCGCTTCCTCACCGATCTCGCTGGCTACATCGAGGAGGATTTTCGCCGCTGGGCGCTGTTCGACAAGACGCCGCGCGTCGCCTCGCACAGCGTCGACGGCGTCATCGAACTGATGCCGACAAGCGACGGCCGCCTCTACGGCTTCAAATACGTCAACGGCCATCCCAAGAACACGCGTGACGGTCGCCAGACGGTCACCGCCTTCGGCGTTCTCGCCGATGTCGGCAACGGCTATCCGATGCTGCTTTCGGAGATGACCATCCTGACTGCCTTGCGCACCGCTGCTACGTCGGCGGTCGCCGCCAAGTACCTGGCGCCCAAGGGCGCGGACTGCATGGCCATCATCGGCAACGGCGCCCAGTCAGAGTTCCAGGCGCTGGCCTTCAAGGCGCTGCTCGGCGTCAACAAGCTGCGCCTCTACGACATCGACCCGGCGGCCACGCGCAAATGCGCCGACAATCTGGCGGGGCTGGGGTTCGAGATCACCTCCTGTGCGTCGGCGCATGCCGCCGTGGAGGGAGCGCAGATCATCACCACGGTGACCGCCGACAAGCAGTATGCGACCATCCTCACCGACAACATGGTGGGCAGCGGCGTCCACATCAACGCGGTCGGCGGCGACTGCCCCGGCAAGACCGAACTCCACCGCGACATCCTGCTGCGCTCGCAGATTTTCGTCGAATACACGCCGCAGACTCGCATCGAAGGCGAGATCCAGCAGCTCGATGCCGATCATGCCGTCGTCGAATTGTGGGAGGTGATGGCGGGGACGGCCGAGGGGCGCGCAAACAACCAGGCGGTGACGCTGTTCGATTCCGTCGGCTTCGCCACCGAGGATTTCTCGGCGCTGCGCTACGTTCGCGACCAGCTCGCGCGTACCGGGCTCTACGAGGAGCTTGACCTGCTCGCCGATCCCGATGAGCCGCGTGACCTCTTTGGCATGCTGCTGCGCGCCGCGAACCAGGGCTGA
- the rocF gene encoding arginase: protein MNCNILGAPVQDGTGRMGCEMGPSALRTAGLVSALRDLGHAVADLGTIAPAPVRPLTHGNLALKALPEISAWTAGIADAAYAASADAMPIFLGGDHSISAGTLSGIARRAAQVGRPLFVLWLDAHPDFHTLDTTASGNLHGVPLAYASGQPGFRGYFPDLPERVDPARICALGIRSVDPAERQALRAAGVTVHDMRVVDEHGIAPLLRAFLERVTAENGLLHVSLDVDFLDPSIAPAVGTTVPGGATFREAHLVMEMLSDSGLVSSLDLVELNPFLDERGRTATLMVDLTASLMGRRIMDRPTRSF from the coding sequence ATGAATTGCAATATCCTGGGCGCCCCGGTGCAGGACGGCACTGGTCGGATGGGCTGTGAAATGGGGCCGAGTGCGTTGCGCACGGCGGGGCTGGTCAGCGCGCTGAGGGATCTCGGCCATGCGGTGGCTGATCTCGGCACCATCGCGCCGGCGCCGGTGCGTCCGCTCACCCATGGCAATCTGGCGCTGAAGGCGCTGCCGGAGATCTCAGCCTGGACGGCGGGGATCGCCGACGCCGCCTATGCCGCCAGCGCCGACGCCATGCCGATCTTTCTCGGCGGCGATCACTCCATTTCGGCCGGGACCCTTTCGGGGATTGCCCGTCGCGCGGCCCAGGTTGGCCGGCCGCTGTTCGTGCTGTGGCTCGATGCGCACCCGGATTTCCACACGCTCGACACCACGGCCAGCGGCAACCTGCATGGTGTGCCGCTTGCATACGCCAGCGGCCAGCCGGGCTTCCGGGGCTATTTTCCCGACCTGCCGGAACGCGTCGACCCGGCCCGCATCTGTGCCTTGGGTATCCGCAGCGTCGACCCGGCCGAACGACAGGCGCTACGCGCCGCGGGCGTCACCGTGCACGACATGCGCGTCGTCGATGAACACGGCATCGCGCCGCTTCTGCGGGCTTTCCTGGAACGGGTGACGGCCGAAAACGGTCTGCTGCATGTCAGCCTCGATGTCGACTTCCTCGATCCGTCGATCGCGCCGGCGGTCGGCACGACCGTGCCGGGTGGCGCGACGTTCCGCGAGGCGCATCTGGTCATGGAAATGCTGTCGGACAGCGGCCTGGTCAGCAGTCTCGACCTCGTCGAACTCAATCCCTTTCTCGACGAGCGCGGCCGTACCGCCACGCTGATGGTCGACCTGACGGCAAGCCTGATGGGCCGCCGCATCATGGACCGTCCGACCAGGAGCTTTTGA
- a CDS encoding Lrp/AsnC family transcriptional regulator: MDSLDEKLITLLRHSARRSVSDLAADLGVSRATARARMERLEQSGEIIGYTVILRAESIGPAVRGIMMIEIEGHAADRVIRALGGFPEVATIHTTNGRWDLVVELNTATLTELDAVLRRIRLVPGITGSETNLLLATPRSTKARL, encoded by the coding sequence ATGGATTCCCTGGACGAAAAGCTCATCACGCTTCTGCGCCATAGCGCGCGGCGAAGCGTCTCCGACCTGGCGGCGGACCTTGGCGTGTCGCGGGCGACGGCACGCGCACGAATGGAGCGCCTGGAACAATCCGGGGAGATCATCGGCTACACGGTGATCTTGCGTGCGGAATCCATCGGCCCCGCTGTCAGGGGCATCATGATGATCGAGATCGAAGGGCATGCCGCCGATCGCGTGATCCGCGCGCTCGGTGGCTTTCCCGAGGTTGCCACGATCCACACCACCAATGGCCGCTGGGACCTGGTGGTGGAACTGAACACGGCAACCCTGACCGAGCTGGACGCGGTGCTGCGGCGGATCAGACTCGTGCCCGGCATCACCGGCAGCGAGACCAACCTGCTGCTGGCCACGCCACGCAGCACGAAAGCCCGCCTTTGA
- a CDS encoding M20 family metallopeptidase: MTTDKAEAISAWLDEQAPAMLVLLGELVDIDSGSHDKAGVDRVGARLVRFYAEHSIDVTTIPIAGFGDILRAEAGPASRGRGRRNYLLMGHRDTVFGKGEAVRRPFSTRDGRAYGPGVADMKGGLVMNAFVMAALKRFAPEIPVVSLMTGDEEIGSATARPSIEAEAKCAVAVFNSEPGRVSGNIVTGRKGGFGYRFDITGKAAHSGVNFTEGASAIAELAHKINALHALTDVEEGMTLNVGLVGGGVSVNTVAPTASGEVDVRFVTNAQRDALIEAIDAIMATSFVSGTSTKAVRDSDFFPLVPTPRSEELTRRYLEIARTIGLDIEGEFTGGCADSGFAASAGAPTICGVGPVGGKAHTEEEYIETATLAQRARVAALTIFAMAQ; encoded by the coding sequence ATGACCACCGACAAGGCCGAAGCCATTTCCGCTTGGCTCGATGAGCAGGCGCCCGCGATGCTGGTCCTGCTTGGCGAACTGGTCGATATCGATTCCGGTTCCCATGACAAGGCCGGCGTCGATCGTGTCGGAGCACGGCTTGTCCGGTTTTACGCAGAGCATTCAATCGACGTCACGACGATTCCCATTGCCGGTTTCGGCGACATCCTGCGCGCCGAAGCCGGCCCTGCGAGCCGCGGCCGCGGTCGTCGCAATTATCTTCTGATGGGCCATCGCGACACGGTGTTCGGCAAGGGTGAGGCGGTGCGCCGACCATTCAGCACCAGAGACGGTCGCGCCTATGGACCGGGCGTCGCCGACATGAAGGGTGGCCTTGTCATGAATGCCTTCGTCATGGCCGCGCTGAAGCGGTTTGCCCCCGAAATTCCCGTGGTTTCCTTGATGACCGGCGATGAGGAGATCGGCTCGGCGACGGCGCGCCCCTCTATCGAGGCGGAAGCGAAATGCGCGGTCGCCGTCTTCAACTCCGAGCCCGGCCGCGTCAGCGGCAACATCGTCACCGGCCGCAAGGGCGGTTTCGGTTATCGCTTCGACATCACCGGCAAGGCTGCGCATTCCGGTGTCAATTTCACCGAAGGCGCGTCGGCCATTGCCGAGCTTGCCCACAAGATCAACGCCTTGCACGCGCTGACTGATGTCGAGGAAGGCATGACGCTGAATGTCGGCCTTGTCGGCGGCGGCGTGTCGGTCAACACCGTCGCGCCGACAGCCAGTGGCGAAGTGGATGTGCGGTTCGTCACCAACGCCCAGCGCGACGCCTTGATCGAGGCGATCGATGCCATCATGGCAACCTCGTTCGTATCGGGGACAAGCACGAAAGCGGTTCGCGACAGCGACTTCTTCCCGCTCGTCCCGACACCTCGGAGCGAGGAATTGACCAGGCGTTATCTCGAGATCGCAAGGACCATAGGCCTCGACATAGAAGGTGAGTTCACCGGTGGCTGTGCCGATTCCGGTTTTGCGGCAAGTGCCGGTGCGCCGACGATCTGCGGTGTCGGCCCGGTCGGCGGCAAGGCGCATACGGAAGAAGAGTACATCGAAACCGCTACCCTTGCGCAGCGCGCGCGGGTGGCGGCGCTTACCATTTTCGCCATGGCGCAATAG
- a CDS encoding ABC transporter ATP-binding protein — protein MSDQTALSVRNLRKRFGPLEVLKDISFDAKKGEVIAILGSSGSGKSTLLRCINLLEMPSAGEIVVGDEVVKLKPQRDGLAVVDRRQIDALRARVAMVFQSFNLWSHMTILENLIEGPVHVQGRPRRECIAEAEALLAKVGIADKRDAYPAHLSGGQQQRAAIARALAMKPELMLFDEPTSALDPERVGEVLKVMRALADEGRTMVIVTHEMAFARDVASRVIFLHEGMIEEDGSARQVFENPKSARFQKFISTNRDDV, from the coding sequence ATGTCTGACCAGACAGCCCTTTCAGTGCGCAACCTGCGCAAGCGTTTTGGCCCGCTCGAAGTGCTGAAGGATATCTCCTTTGATGCCAAAAAGGGCGAGGTGATCGCGATCCTTGGATCATCGGGCTCCGGCAAGAGCACGCTGCTGCGCTGCATCAACCTGCTGGAGATGCCAAGCGCCGGCGAAATCGTCGTTGGCGACGAGGTTGTGAAGCTCAAGCCGCAGCGCGACGGGCTTGCCGTCGTCGATCGCCGCCAGATCGATGCGCTGCGGGCGCGCGTCGCCATGGTTTTCCAGAGCTTCAATCTCTGGTCGCACATGACCATCCTGGAAAATCTGATCGAAGGCCCGGTCCATGTCCAGGGGCGGCCGCGCCGCGAGTGCATCGCCGAGGCGGAGGCGCTGCTGGCAAAGGTCGGTATCGCCGACAAGCGCGACGCCTATCCCGCGCATCTGTCGGGCGGCCAGCAGCAGCGCGCGGCAATCGCACGCGCGCTGGCGATGAAGCCCGAACTCATGCTGTTCGACGAGCCGACATCCGCGCTCGACCCCGAGCGGGTGGGGGAAGTCCTCAAGGTGATGCGCGCTTTGGCGGACGAGGGCCGCACCATGGTGATCGTCACCCACGAGATGGCGTTCGCGCGCGATGTCGCAAGCCGGGTGATCTTCCTGCACGAGGGCATGATCGAAGAGGATGGCTCGGCGAGGCAGGTGTTCGAGAATCCGAAATCGGCCCGGTTCCAGAAGTTCATCTCCACCAACCGCGACGATGTCTGA
- a CDS encoding ABC transporter permease — protein MDLLFIRDSFVGLLAGVPLTLQLTLIAFSIGVVIAIILALMRMSGIRSLDWVARTYVFLFRGTPLLVQIFLIYYGLGQFRPTLQSLGLWQFFREPYWCAILALSLNTAAYGSEILRGALRSVPPREVEAARACGMSGLLLYRRIILPIALRQALPAYGNELILMVKATSLASIITMMDVTGIAARLISSSYRPVEVFIAAGAIYLIINFLLTRLVGLLDWWLTPHLRAPPASSNTMEKVNV, from the coding sequence ATGGACTTGCTCTTCATCCGCGACAGTTTCGTCGGACTGCTGGCCGGTGTGCCGCTGACGCTGCAACTGACCCTCATCGCCTTTTCGATCGGCGTGGTCATTGCCATCATCCTGGCCCTGATGCGCATGTCCGGCATCCGGAGCCTGGACTGGGTGGCGCGTACCTATGTCTTCCTGTTTCGCGGCACGCCGCTGCTGGTGCAGATCTTCCTGATCTACTACGGCCTTGGGCAATTTCGCCCGACATTGCAAAGCCTTGGCCTGTGGCAATTCTTCCGCGAGCCTTACTGGTGCGCGATCCTGGCACTGTCGCTCAACACCGCTGCCTATGGCAGTGAGATCCTGCGCGGCGCCCTGCGATCGGTCCCGCCGCGTGAGGTCGAGGCGGCGCGCGCCTGCGGCATGTCCGGGCTGCTGCTCTACCGGCGCATCATTCTGCCGATTGCCCTGCGCCAAGCGTTGCCCGCCTATGGCAACGAACTGATCCTGATGGTCAAGGCGACCTCACTGGCTTCGATCATCACGATGATGGACGTGACCGGCATCGCCGCGCGCCTGATCTCCTCCAGCTATCGTCCGGTGGAGGTATTCATCGCCGCCGGCGCGATCTATCTCATCATCAATTTTCTCCTGACGCGGCTGGTCGGCCTGCTCGACTGGTGGCTGACACCGCATTTGCGCGCGCCGCCGGCGTCATCGAACACAATGGAGAAGGTCAATGTCTGA
- a CDS encoding ABC transporter permease: MEFLDLVGFGPEGWGKSLLLAALVTIMVAMAGFALGIVIGGLVAWAKLAGGTATRIFADTYTTVLRGVPDLLVIYLFYFGGSLLLSAIFRLWSDGGFVGIPPFIAGATAIGVVSGAYQAEVFRGAFRSLSTGEIEAGKAVGMHRLLLFRRIIAPQVARHAIPGIGNVWQMTLKESALVSVTGLVEILRQAQIAAGSTRKPFEFYLIAAALFLVITWLSQRIFDWLEKRASRSMVREAA, from the coding sequence ATGGAATTTCTGGATCTGGTTGGCTTCGGGCCTGAAGGGTGGGGCAAGTCCCTGCTCCTGGCCGCGCTGGTGACGATCATGGTGGCGATGGCGGGCTTCGCGCTCGGCATCGTCATCGGTGGCCTTGTCGCATGGGCAAAGCTTGCCGGCGGCACGGCCACACGCATCTTCGCCGATACCTATACGACAGTGCTGCGCGGCGTTCCCGATCTCCTGGTCATCTATCTCTTCTATTTCGGCGGAAGCCTGCTTTTGTCGGCGATTTTCCGGCTTTGGAGCGATGGCGGCTTTGTCGGCATCCCGCCGTTCATCGCCGGCGCCACGGCCATCGGCGTCGTTTCCGGCGCCTATCAGGCCGAAGTGTTTCGCGGCGCCTTTCGCAGCCTTTCGACAGGCGAGATCGAAGCCGGCAAGGCGGTTGGCATGCATCGCCTGCTCTTGTTTCGCCGCATCATCGCACCGCAGGTCGCGCGCCATGCCATACCCGGCATCGGCAATGTCTGGCAGATGACCTTGAAGGAATCGGCGCTGGTGTCGGTGACCGGACTGGTCGAGATCCTTCGTCAGGCGCAGATCGCCGCCGGTTCCACGCGCAAGCCGTTCGAATTCTACCTCATCGCCGCCGCCCTGTTCCTGGTCATCACCTGGCTTTCGCAACGCATCTTCGACTGGCTCGAAAAACGGGCCTCGCGAAGCATGGTGCGGGAGGCGGCGTAA
- a CDS encoding SDR family NAD(P)-dependent oxidoreductase: protein MQSQHKTAIVTGAARGIGKACALDLARSGYNIALVDLLESELVATAGEIAALGVKAETFVADVASHQRAGEVVSEVIARFGRVDFLLNNAGRSAPQGILDITEDEFDRAIAINLKSCFNYIQHTAPHMLKQGGGRIVSMSSLNALSGGVTAAVSRFAYAAAKAGILGMTRALAKELGPNIAINAICPGVIRTEIDTNVTERADEVIKGIALGRLGCADDVARLVTFLATSEPCFMTGQTLTVDGFQFNV, encoded by the coding sequence ATGCAGTCACAACACAAGACGGCCATTGTCACCGGCGCGGCGCGCGGGATCGGCAAGGCCTGCGCGCTGGATCTGGCTCGCTCTGGCTACAACATTGCCCTCGTCGACCTGCTCGAAAGCGAGCTGGTGGCGACGGCCGGCGAGATCGCGGCACTTGGCGTCAAGGCCGAGACTTTCGTCGCCGACGTGGCCAGCCACCAGCGGGCCGGCGAGGTCGTCAGCGAGGTGATTGCCCGTTTCGGACGCGTCGATTTCCTGCTGAACAATGCCGGCCGGTCCGCGCCACAGGGCATCCTGGACATCACCGAGGATGAGTTCGACCGGGCAATCGCCATCAATCTCAAAAGCTGCTTCAACTATATCCAGCACACGGCGCCGCACATGCTGAAGCAGGGCGGCGGCCGCATCGTGTCGATGTCTTCGCTCAACGCGCTTTCGGGCGGCGTCACGGCAGCGGTCAGCCGCTTTGCCTATGCTGCTGCCAAGGCCGGCATTCTCGGCATGACCCGGGCGCTCGCCAAGGAACTGGGCCCCAACATCGCCATCAACGCGATCTGCCCCGGGGTCATTCGCACCGAGATCGATACGAATGTGACGGAGCGCGCCGACGAGGTCATCAAGGGCATTGCGCTTGGGCGGCTTGGATGCGCCGACGACGTGGCGCGCCTGGTGACGTTCCTGGCGACGTCGGAGCCCTGCTTCATGACCGGGCAGACGCTGACGGTTGACGGTTTCCAGTTCAACGTATGA
- a CDS encoding IclR family transcriptional regulator, which translates to MNKPGDSDVKSAVRVLEILELLARSPKALSLKTIVAELGYPKSSTFNLLATLVSRAYVLRDEADAYRIHDAFRNGPGWSSGDEAQLIATAQPLMDALRDAEGETVFLGARRKDGRVKLLAKSASHRAIRFDSDLTGSDPAFCTAMGRVLLSHWRPDKVAAYLARERIVQITDHTVIDRVQIRRIIEAARDNGYAISDQEAITGGSGVAAPVRDATGEVVAALNIATISPRFDACRDRMIAAVIRNAAELSHRLGYKETTKDQ; encoded by the coding sequence ATGAACAAACCTGGTGACTCTGACGTCAAATCCGCTGTGCGGGTTCTGGAAATCCTGGAGCTTCTGGCCCGCTCCCCGAAGGCGTTGTCGCTGAAGACGATCGTCGCCGAGCTTGGCTACCCCAAGAGCAGCACGTTCAATCTCCTGGCCACGCTGGTGTCGCGCGCCTATGTCCTGCGCGACGAGGCGGACGCCTACCGGATCCACGATGCCTTCCGAAACGGGCCGGGCTGGTCGAGCGGCGACGAAGCGCAGCTGATCGCCACCGCCCAGCCGCTGATGGACGCGTTGCGCGACGCCGAGGGCGAGACCGTCTTTCTCGGCGCGCGCCGCAAGGATGGCCGCGTCAAGCTGCTGGCCAAGAGCGCCAGCCATCGAGCGATCCGCTTTGATTCCGACCTGACCGGCTCCGACCCTGCCTTTTGCACGGCGATGGGGCGGGTGCTTCTGTCGCATTGGCGGCCCGACAAGGTGGCGGCCTACCTGGCGCGCGAGCGCATCGTGCAGATCACCGACCATACCGTGATCGACCGCGTGCAGATCCGCAGGATCATCGAAGCCGCCCGCGACAATGGCTATGCCATCAGCGACCAGGAGGCCATCACCGGCGGATCGGGCGTGGCGGCACCCGTCCGCGACGCCACCGGCGAAGTGGTCGCGGCCCTCAACATCGCGACCATATCGCCTCGCTTCGATGCCTGCCGCGATCGCATGATCGCGGCGGTGATCAGGAACGCGGCCGAGCTCAGCCACAGGCTTGGCTACAAGGAAACGACGAAAGATCAATAA
- a CDS encoding SDR family NAD(P)-dependent oxidoreductase, with translation MDIHFEGQRVLVTGAARGIGRSICESFAANGAAVIATDIDEDALKPLLSEARPARGGSLAGERMDVTDETDIAAVVARHAGDSGFDIFVHVAGGVLGQARKPVEDVPARDWDRIYDVNVRGAFLVAKAVVPAMKSKRSGKIVHISSGAGLGVSLTGIQAYASAKAALISLTRQLAHELGPFGINVNAVAPGFLRTSPDYERQWASYGEDGQQAMINSIPLRRIGLPEDISNAVLFLASPLASWIAGQTLSVSGGPTL, from the coding sequence ATGGATATTCATTTCGAGGGCCAGCGCGTGCTGGTGACCGGTGCCGCGCGCGGTATCGGGCGTTCGATCTGCGAGAGCTTTGCCGCCAATGGCGCGGCCGTGATTGCCACCGACATCGATGAAGACGCGCTCAAGCCTTTGCTCAGCGAGGCAAGGCCCGCGCGCGGCGGCTCGTTAGCCGGCGAACGGATGGATGTCACCGACGAAACCGACATCGCGGCGGTCGTGGCCCGACACGCGGGCGACAGCGGCTTCGACATCTTCGTGCATGTCGCCGGCGGTGTCCTCGGCCAGGCCCGCAAGCCCGTCGAAGACGTGCCGGCACGTGACTGGGATCGCATCTACGACGTCAATGTCCGGGGCGCCTTTCTCGTCGCGAAGGCAGTGGTTCCGGCCATGAAAAGCAAGCGCAGCGGCAAGATCGTCCACATATCGAGCGGTGCGGGCCTGGGCGTCAGCCTGACCGGGATCCAGGCCTATGCCAGCGCCAAGGCAGCCCTCATCAGCCTGACACGGCAGCTGGCCCATGAACTCGGCCCGTTCGGGATCAACGTCAATGCGGTTGCCCCCGGCTTCCTGCGCACCAGCCCCGACTATGAGCGGCAATGGGCGTCCTATGGCGAGGACGGGCAGCAGGCGATGATCAACTCCATCCCGCTGCGGCGGATCGGATTGCCCGAGGATATTTCCAACGCCGTGCTGTTCCTGGCTTCGCCCCTGGCCAGCTGGATTGCCGGCCAGACCTTGTCCGTCAGTGGAGGACCAACCCTGTGA